A single Rhodothermales bacterium DNA region contains:
- a CDS encoding methylated-DNA--[protein]-cysteine S-methyltransferase: MSSDFDRIESAIRFLEDNVLDQPRLDDIAAHIHLSPYHFERLFKRWAGVTPKQFLQHLTLSHAKERLRTSASVLEAAFAAGLSGPSRLHDLFVTVEAVTPGEFKQQGAGLTIRYGFHETRFGWCFVGVTDRGVCHLAFDPPGQGPVDELASRWPSAGLVEAPDETRRTVARIFGEESENGSSMRLLLSGTNFQLQVWQALLRVPAGHIVSYEDLAIALGRPAATRAVASAVARNPVGYLIPCHRVIRKSGHFGQYHWGSARKKAMVGFEVSAVLNAMP, from the coding sequence ATGTCTTCCGACTTCGACCGTATCGAAAGCGCCATTCGGTTTCTCGAGGACAACGTCCTCGACCAACCCCGCCTCGACGACATCGCCGCGCACATTCACCTGAGCCCGTACCATTTCGAACGGCTGTTCAAGCGCTGGGCCGGCGTGACCCCGAAGCAGTTCCTCCAGCATTTGACCCTGAGTCATGCCAAGGAACGGCTCAGGACGTCCGCCTCGGTGCTCGAGGCCGCCTTCGCGGCCGGCCTGTCAGGCCCGAGCCGGCTGCACGACCTGTTCGTCACCGTCGAGGCCGTCACGCCCGGCGAATTCAAGCAGCAGGGCGCCGGCCTGACGATCCGCTACGGTTTCCACGAGACGCGTTTCGGCTGGTGTTTCGTCGGCGTCACCGACCGGGGCGTCTGTCATCTGGCCTTCGACCCGCCGGGCCAGGGCCCGGTCGACGAGCTGGCTTCCCGCTGGCCGAGCGCCGGCCTGGTCGAAGCCCCGGATGAAACCCGACGCACCGTCGCGCGCATCTTCGGCGAGGAATCCGAGAACGGCTCTTCGATGAGGTTGTTGTTGAGCGGCACCAACTTTCAGTTGCAGGTGTGGCAGGCGCTGCTCCGTGTGCCGGCGGGCCATATCGTCTCGTACGAGGACCTGGCGATCGCCTTGGGCCGGCCGGCGGCAACGCGCGCCGTCGCCAGCGCCGTCGCCAGGAATCCTGTCGGCTACCTGATCCCCTGCCACCGGGTCATCCGCAAGTCCGGGCATTTTGGGCAGTACCACTGGGGCAGTGCGCGCAAGAAAGCCATGGTGGGGTTTGAGGTGAGCGCAGTCTTGAATGCGATGCCATGA